From the genome of Phytohabitans rumicis, one region includes:
- a CDS encoding HNH endonuclease signature motif containing protein codes for MLEDLAEMAPGPELAAFLATVDRSVLNGYEMVELMRARSRQIAHEQAALLADMVEVAHCASGEFDSPAGRMERPDEFASDEIRMALCLTRRPADRMLSLALDLVNRLPAVHEALSRGQLDLARARVFAAETAVLDEPTARQVAGEELDWATNRTTGQIGARLRRKVISVDPDAARRRQERSVARRSVHSGLDEHGTARLAGYRLPADRAAEALARIDAIARAVKQAGDERSMDALRADTFLDLLTGVETAGAAAGGAVELRVSLSTLMGLSNEPGEVAGWGPVIGEIARKIAKQQARGPWRASVYDDSGGLVFHGRVRRRPTRIDEQFVKARDVTCRAPGCRVPASHADLDHTRDFAKGGATIPENLGVMCRHHHGYKHHDGVDVLQIMPGVFVWTSRLGHRYVVPHDPPDLPD; via the coding sequence TTGCTGGAGGATCTCGCCGAGATGGCGCCGGGTCCGGAGCTGGCCGCATTTCTGGCCACTGTGGACAGATCAGTCCTCAATGGATACGAGATGGTGGAGCTGATGCGGGCCCGGTCGCGTCAGATCGCACACGAGCAGGCCGCGCTGCTCGCTGACATGGTGGAGGTGGCTCATTGCGCGTCGGGGGAGTTCGATTCGCCGGCAGGGCGGATGGAGCGCCCGGACGAGTTCGCCTCGGATGAGATCCGGATGGCGCTGTGCCTGACGAGGCGTCCCGCCGATCGGATGCTGAGCCTGGCTCTGGATCTGGTCAACCGCTTGCCGGCGGTGCACGAGGCCCTGTCGCGGGGCCAGCTCGATCTGGCGCGGGCGCGGGTGTTCGCCGCCGAGACGGCGGTCCTGGACGAGCCGACCGCACGGCAGGTCGCCGGCGAGGAGCTGGACTGGGCGACGAATCGTACGACGGGCCAGATCGGCGCCCGCTTGCGACGCAAGGTCATCTCCGTCGATCCAGATGCCGCCCGCAGGAGGCAGGAGCGCTCGGTCGCGCGCCGCTCTGTCCACAGTGGTCTTGATGAGCACGGCACCGCGAGGCTGGCCGGCTACCGGTTGCCCGCCGACCGGGCGGCGGAAGCGCTGGCGCGGATCGACGCGATCGCCCGTGCGGTGAAGCAGGCAGGTGACGAGCGGAGTATGGACGCGCTGCGGGCGGACACGTTCCTGGATCTGTTGACCGGAGTCGAAACCGCGGGCGCGGCTGCGGGTGGTGCCGTGGAGCTGCGCGTTTCGCTGTCCACGTTGATGGGGCTGTCGAACGAGCCGGGCGAGGTCGCGGGTTGGGGGCCGGTGATCGGCGAGATCGCTCGCAAGATCGCAAAGCAGCAGGCGCGCGGTCCCTGGCGGGCCAGCGTGTACGACGACAGCGGTGGGCTCGTGTTCCATGGTCGGGTCCGGCGCCGCCCGACGCGCATCGACGAGCAGTTCGTGAAGGCGCGGGACGTCACGTGCCGGGCGCCGGGTTGCCGGGTGCCGGCCAGTCACGCCGATCTGGACCACACTCGCGACTTCGCCAAGGGCGGGGCGACGATCCCGGAGAACCTGGGTGTCATGTGCCGCCACCACCACGGCTACAAGCACCACGACG
- the gsmA gene encoding sporangiospore maturation cell wall hydrolase GsmA → MKWVLVSVVASVLVPAPAAAAGPVATVRSDTGLNMRSGPSTADAAMGRLADGARLTVVCQAYGQFIAGTQRRTAAWDRLSNGRYISDGYVRWSPRRPWVHWCGTKGAARPTIRTGTGPLNVRTGPGTRYARVGQAAEGAVLAVECQVWGETVNGRVRRTAAWNRLAGNRYVSDAYVAWSSAASTLPWCGQEPPTVPPANSAQFIARAAGPARAGFRQYQVPASVTIAQSILESGWGGSGLTRRDHSYFGIKCFGSPGGIAVGCRSYATYECDKSHCWRTTAQFRAYRNATGSFADHGRFLTVNPRYKKAFKYSRDPNRFAVEIHKAGYATSPTYAKNLIDLMKRYNLYRFDK, encoded by the coding sequence ATGAAGTGGGTGCTCGTGTCTGTGGTGGCTTCGGTGTTGGTCCCGGCTCCCGCCGCGGCGGCGGGCCCCGTGGCCACGGTCCGGTCCGACACCGGGCTCAACATGCGCTCCGGCCCATCGACGGCTGACGCCGCGATGGGCCGGCTCGCCGACGGCGCCCGGCTGACCGTCGTCTGCCAGGCGTACGGGCAGTTCATCGCGGGCACCCAGCGCCGGACCGCCGCCTGGGACCGGCTGTCGAACGGGCGGTACATCTCGGACGGGTACGTTCGCTGGAGCCCGCGGCGACCGTGGGTGCACTGGTGCGGCACCAAGGGCGCCGCCCGGCCCACTATCCGGACCGGGACGGGCCCGCTCAACGTCCGCACCGGACCCGGCACCCGGTACGCCCGCGTCGGCCAGGCCGCCGAGGGCGCGGTGCTGGCCGTCGAGTGCCAGGTGTGGGGCGAGACCGTCAACGGCCGGGTCCGCCGCACGGCCGCCTGGAACCGGCTGGCCGGCAACCGGTACGTGTCCGACGCGTACGTCGCCTGGAGCTCCGCCGCGTCGACACTGCCGTGGTGCGGCCAGGAGCCGCCCACCGTGCCGCCGGCGAACTCGGCCCAGTTCATCGCCCGCGCGGCGGGGCCGGCCCGCGCGGGCTTCCGGCAATACCAGGTGCCGGCCTCGGTGACCATCGCTCAATCCATCCTCGAATCCGGGTGGGGCGGTAGCGGGCTGACCCGCCGGGACCACAGCTACTTCGGTATCAAGTGCTTCGGTAGCCCGGGCGGGATCGCGGTGGGCTGCCGCTCGTACGCCACCTATGAATGCGACAAGTCGCACTGCTGGCGGACGACCGCACAGTTCCGGGCGTACCGGAACGCGACCGGCTCGTTCGCGGATCACGGGCGCTTCCTGACCGTGAACCCGCGGTACAAAAAGGCGTTCAAGTACAGCCGCGACCCGAACCGCTTCGCCGTCGAGATCCACAAGGCCGGGTACGCCACGTCGCCGACGTACGCCAAGAACCTCATCGACCTGATGAAGCGCTACAACCTGTACCGCTTCGACAAGTAG